Proteins from one Desulfobacterales bacterium genomic window:
- the larC gene encoding nickel pincer cofactor biosynthesis protein LarC, whose protein sequence is MKTLMIDPRISGMAGDMMVAALIDLTGSDVLVDELCRAIRQLPACRSFEVGIQQVQSGGIGARQLNIHIDEERLGHPEDIFKAINFVAREVGLSERGRQLTVSIADDLIEAETRVHQSRHVHLHEVGSLDTVFDVAGSVLILEKNGFLDGRIYGIPPKLGNGVISMAHGNIPSPAPATLDILCRHRLPFSESREDLELTTPTGAAILANVAHEIMDGYPAMTPIRTGYGAGLKQLPHGPNVLRLVEGSTRSLDQDRVLMLQTNIDDASGEILGYTLIRLLEEGAVDAWIENAIGKKNRPVHILSVLCRYADYPRLSQVVMDQTGTLGLRVMEAARVKAQREEIVRDVQIAGQSHEVRIKVSKSGERLIHTKPEFECIRVIAEQHGLPLRQVAEEVKRQIGDSEGHF, encoded by the coding sequence ATGAAAACGCTTATGATCGATCCTAGAATTTCCGGAATGGCCGGAGATATGATGGTTGCCGCGCTGATAGACCTGACCGGCAGTGACGTGCTTGTAGACGAATTATGCAGGGCGATTCGACAGCTGCCGGCCTGCCGGAGTTTTGAAGTCGGGATTCAGCAGGTTCAGTCCGGCGGTATCGGCGCCCGACAACTCAATATCCATATTGACGAAGAACGGCTCGGTCATCCGGAGGACATCTTCAAGGCGATAAATTTCGTGGCCCGGGAAGTCGGATTGTCCGAAAGGGGCCGGCAGCTGACCGTCTCTATTGCAGATGATTTGATTGAAGCCGAAACCCGGGTGCACCAAAGCCGGCATGTGCATCTACACGAGGTGGGGTCGCTGGACACCGTGTTTGATGTAGCGGGAAGCGTCCTGATTCTGGAGAAAAATGGGTTTCTGGACGGACGGATTTACGGCATTCCTCCGAAACTGGGCAATGGCGTAATTTCCATGGCGCACGGGAATATTCCGTCGCCTGCGCCCGCCACTCTGGATATTCTGTGTCGACATCGGCTGCCGTTCAGTGAATCCCGTGAAGACCTGGAGTTGACCACCCCAACCGGGGCGGCCATACTGGCCAATGTCGCCCATGAAATCATGGACGGGTACCCGGCCATGACGCCGATTCGTACTGGATACGGGGCCGGGCTGAAGCAACTTCCCCACGGGCCCAACGTGCTGCGCCTTGTGGAAGGGAGTACCCGGTCGTTGGATCAGGATCGGGTGTTGATGCTTCAGACCAATATTGATGATGCCTCGGGTGAAATTCTGGGTTATACTCTGATCCGGCTGCTTGAAGAAGGTGCCGTTGATGCCTGGATCGAAAATGCAATCGGTAAGAAGAACAGGCCGGTGCATATACTTTCCGTATTGTGCCGTTATGCCGATTACCCGCGACTTTCCCAGGTGGTCATGGACCAGACCGGCACTTTGGGGCTTCGGGTCATGGAGGCCGCAAGAGTTAAGGCGCAAAGGGAGGAAATCGTCCGGGACGTTCAAATCGCGGGCCAGTCGCATGAAGTTCGAATCAAAGTATCAAAATCCGGCGAACGACTGATTCATACCAAACCGGAATTTGAGTGTATCCGCGTTATTGCCGAGCAACACGGATTGCCCCTTCGACAAGTGGCGGAAGAGGTCAAGCGACAAATTGGGGATAGTGAAGGGCATTTTTGA
- a CDS encoding DUF418 domain-containing protein, whose translation MTITPIHFDTCHPQSIPDMNVRIAGYDIARSFALFGMTLINFTYIMADFKHSSALSKFLMNILNGRAAATFVILAGVGMSLLSRQARLTDNGDALGRHRTVLLKRAAFLFLTGLCFTLMWNADILHFYGVYIAVGACLLRATDRFLWALITGFISISLMMMLAMEYEPDMGWALIDAAGSWHPETGLKNLFFNGYHPVFPWTAFLILGLWLGRQNIYDPVFRKNILTIGAIVYISTESLSRAAIYFISNYVPAAKGGILMTLLGTNPMPATPFYMLSAGAASLVMIVLSIMLTDHPFILKWIKPFADAGQLSLTLYIVHIAIGTSMVYVFEVTGEYEDLSIAVRNTALFYSVAVLFAFIWKKHFTRGPLEWIMRWTTR comes from the coding sequence ATGACGATCACACCCATCCATTTTGACACTTGCCATCCGCAATCCATACCGGACATGAATGTACGGATAGCAGGCTATGACATTGCCCGCTCCTTTGCCCTCTTCGGAATGACGTTGATCAACTTCACGTATATCATGGCCGATTTCAAGCATTCCTCTGCATTGTCAAAATTTCTGATGAATATTTTGAACGGACGGGCAGCCGCCACATTTGTTATATTGGCCGGGGTCGGCATGTCACTGCTATCACGACAAGCCCGCCTGACAGATAACGGTGACGCCCTTGGCCGGCATCGTACAGTTTTGCTGAAACGGGCTGCATTTCTATTTTTGACCGGATTATGCTTCACCCTGATGTGGAATGCGGATATTTTACATTTTTACGGGGTATATATCGCTGTGGGGGCCTGTTTACTGAGAGCAACCGACCGTTTTCTGTGGGCACTGATCACCGGATTCATAAGCATTTCTCTGATGATGATGCTCGCAATGGAATATGAACCGGATATGGGATGGGCCTTGATCGATGCGGCCGGATCATGGCATCCGGAAACGGGGCTGAAAAACCTGTTTTTCAACGGATACCATCCGGTTTTTCCATGGACAGCGTTTCTGATATTGGGCTTATGGCTCGGCAGGCAGAATATCTACGACCCGGTTTTCCGGAAAAATATTCTGACAATCGGCGCCATCGTTTACATTTCGACCGAAAGTTTATCCCGGGCAGCCATTTACTTTATATCCAATTACGTGCCTGCCGCCAAGGGCGGTATCCTGATGACGCTGTTAGGGACAAACCCGATGCCGGCTACGCCATTTTATATGCTGTCAGCCGGCGCGGCTTCTCTGGTGATGATCGTTCTCAGCATCATGTTAACCGATCATCCTTTCATATTAAAATGGATCAAACCCTTTGCTGATGCGGGTCAGCTTTCATTAACCCTGTATATCGTCCATATCGCGATCGGAACCTCCATGGTTTATGTTTTTGAAGTCACGGGAGAATATGAAGATCTGTCAATCGCTGTACGGAATACAGCACTATTTTATTCCGTGGCGGTTCTGTTCGCATTTATCTGGAAAAAACATTTTACCAGAGGTCCACTGGAATGGATCATGCGCTGGACAACCCGATAA
- a CDS encoding divalent-cation tolerance protein CutA: MVYITFGSREDARAVGKELVLSGLAACINIFDHMNSMYVWQGELQDDTEAVLIAKTTDERVPELIEKVKRLHSYDCPCIVSLTVSSGNGPFLEWIAGQVGLASEI, translated from the coding sequence TTGGTATATATTACCTTCGGTAGCCGGGAAGATGCGCGAGCCGTAGGAAAAGAGCTGGTTCTTTCAGGCCTGGCTGCCTGTATTAATATTTTTGATCACATGAATTCCATGTATGTGTGGCAGGGTGAGCTTCAGGACGATACGGAGGCTGTACTGATTGCCAAAACTACGGACGAACGGGTGCCGGAACTGATTGAAAAAGTGAAGCGCCTGCACAGTTACGATTGCCCCTGCATTGTCAGCCTGACTGTTTCAAGTGGAAATGGGCCGTTTTTGGAGTGGATCGCCGGTCAGGTTGGTTTGGCATCGGAAATATAA
- a CDS encoding GNAT family N-acetyltransferase: MKIELASSMDEKPIKALLHESRLVYEDITPSLLKNFLVMKDDSALVGVVGLEVQSRFALLRSLAVNPKFRSRGYAARLLEAAERYSEYLGVVTLFMVTTAAHGFFFNHGFKSEDRMTAASLLHLVEHFQRLCPPPSLCLIKELEEEHF, from the coding sequence ATGAAAATTGAACTGGCTTCTTCAATGGATGAAAAGCCGATCAAAGCTTTGCTCCATGAAAGCAGACTGGTGTACGAGGATATCACGCCTTCTTTGTTGAAAAATTTTTTAGTGATGAAAGATGACTCAGCACTTGTGGGGGTTGTTGGCCTGGAGGTCCAAAGCAGATTTGCTTTGCTCAGATCTCTGGCGGTTAACCCGAAATTCCGTTCCAGGGGATATGCGGCAAGGTTACTCGAGGCTGCTGAACGTTACTCGGAATACCTGGGTGTCGTAACCCTGTTCATGGTCACTACAGCTGCGCATGGATTTTTCTTCAATCATGGGTTCAAAAGCGAGGATCGAATGACGGCGGCCTCTCTGCTGCATCTGGTTGAGCATTTTCAGCGGCTGTGTCCTCCCCCCTCCCTGTGTCTGATAAAAGAACTCGAGGAGGAACATTTTTAA